One Setaria italica strain Yugu1 chromosome I, Setaria_italica_v2.0, whole genome shotgun sequence DNA window includes the following coding sequences:
- the LOC101764642 gene encoding protein trichome birefringence-like 1, translating to MKGAWRHSGGVAAVADHLGHLGGAGLVGRARPARLCLYGLALTFAGFAVILAFAPSLPAPPASTPAAAWFDGLIASASPYRAQVSGFLSSLFPANSSSSVPPSGVAARRGGPRGGGFAASAPQAGGSISSAVRPGEQLGSGGGVPASSAGGAPSRDHAPAPGDATAAVPIGAPPDDDHVQVGAEAKHSTGTATAEAKGGGPGPALPSGGSAQDGTTAKGGQRVRINGSDANASSVDAGDGSGMKASARNAAGSTHQFGSGSAALSNGTAVPFINHATSAVAAAMDGNGTASHSSGAAGNNQTLLIQSPADNKNHTRSSAASDGSSSSENKQIESTASPQGSTSSAKDQSAQVVTPIANNNTTVLVKAAANAGRRKKVDWIENMASCDMFYGNWVQDDSYPLYPAGSCPHIDESFNCHLNGRPDKAYQRLRWQPSACRIPRLNPADMLERLRGKRLVFVGDSLNRNMWESLICILRNSVKDKSKVFEVSGRHQFKAEGSYSFLFQDYNCTVEFFRSPFLVQEWEMPIGNGNGTRETLRLDIVDRAFPRYKNADIIIFNTGHWWTHDKTSLGKDYYQEGNRVYSELDVHDAYRRALNTWAKWVDSNVNPKKTTVFFRGYSASHFSGGQWNSGGSCDKETEPITNEQYLTPYPTKMSILEEVLHGMKTPVVYLNITRMTDYRKEAHPSVYRKQKLSEEERKSPELYQDCSHWCLPGVPDSWNELLYAQILVKQRHTMQQ from the exons ATGAAGGGCGCGTGGAGGCacagcggcggcgtggcggccgtGGCCGACCACCTCGGCCACCTCGGGGGAGCAGGGCTCGtcgggcgcgcgcggccggccagGCTCTGCCTCTACGGCCTCGCGCTCACCTTCGCCGGTTTCGCGGTCATCCTCGCCTTCGCGCCCTCCCTCCCCGCGCCACCGGCCtcgacgccggccgcggcgtGGTTCGACGGCCTGATCGCCTCCGCGTCGCCGTACCGCGCTCAGGTCTCgggcttcctctcctccctgttccCCGCCAATTCGTCCTCCTCGGTGCCTCCGAGCGGCGTTGCAGCGAGGCGTGGCGGGCCGAGGGGCGGCGGATTCGCGGCGAGCGCTCCGCAAGCGGGGGGCAGTATCTCCAGTGCGGTTCGGCCGGGTGAGCAGTTGGGAAGCGGAGGCGGAGTTCCGGCCAGCAGTGCGGGCGGCGCTCCCAGCAGGGATCACGCGCCAGCACCTGGCGATGCTACTGCGGCGGTGCCGATCGGCGCGCCACCCGACGATGATCATGTGCAAGTCGGTGCCGAAGCCAAACATTCCACCGGAACTGCCACTGCCGAGGCGAAGGGTGGTGGGCCCGGACCTGCACTTCCGAGCGGCGGTTCAGCCCAGGATGGCACAACGGCGAAGGGAGGCCAGCGTGTTCGGATCAATGGCTCCGACGCGAACGCGAGTTCCGTGGATGCCGGAGATGGCAGCGGGATGAAAGCCAGTGCAAGGAATGCTGCCGGCTCAACGCACCAGTTTGGAAGCGGAAGTGCAGCTTTAAGCAATGGAACTGCTGTTCCATTCATTAATCATGCTACAAGTGCAGTTGCAGCGGCCATGGATGGTAATGGAACTGCATCtcacagcagtggagctgcagGCAACAACCAGACTCTGCTGATTCAGTCTCCTGCAGATAACAAGAACCATACTAGAAGTTCAGCTGCTTCAGATGGAAGCAGCAGTTCAGAGAATAAGCAGATTGAATCAACTGCTAGTCCTCAGGGAAGTACTAGTTCGGCGAAAGATCAATCTGCACAAGTGGTTACCCCAATAGCCAATAACAACACTACTGTGCTGGTGAAAGCGGCTGCTAATGCTGGCAGACGCAAGAAGGTTGATTGGATTGAGAACATGGCCAGCTGCGACATGTTCTACGGGAATTGGGTCCAAGATGACTCGTACCCTTTGTACCCTGCGGGATCATGTCCTCACATCGATGAGTCCTTCAACTGCCATCTCAACGGCCGGCCTGACAAAGCTTACCAGAGGCTACGGTGGCAACCCAGCGCATGCAGAATCCCAAG ATTGAACCCAGCTGATATGTTGGAGAGGCTGAGGGGAAAGAGATTGGTGTTTGTCGGTGACTCACTCAACAGGAACATGTGGGAATCCTTGATTTGTATCTTGAGGAATTCTGTCAAAGACAAGAGCAAGGTTTTTGAGGTATCCGGCAGGCACCAATTCAAGGCTGAGGGCTCCTACTCGTTCTTGTTCCAG GACTACAATTGCACCGTGGAGTTCTTCCGATCCCCTTTCCTTGTTCAGGAATGGGAGATGCCAATCGGAAACGGAAATGGTACCAGGGAAACTCTCAGGCTTGACATAGTCGATCGAGCGTTTCCGAGGTATAAGAATGCAGATATCATTATCTTCAATACCGGTCACTGGTGGACGCATGACAAAACTTCTCTAGG GAAAGATTACTATCAAGAGGGCAACCGCGTATACAGTGAGCTGGATGTCCATGATGCCTATCGGAGAGCTCTCAACACCTGGGCCAAGTGGGTTGATTCCAATGTAAATCCCAAGAAAACCACTGTGTTTTTCAGAGGCTACTCAGCATCCCATTTCAG TGGGGGTCAATGGAATTCAGGAGGCAGTTGTGACAAGGAAACGGAGCCAATAACGAATGAGCAGTACCTCACACCATACCCAACAAAGATGAGCATTTTGGAGGAGGTGCTCCATGGTATGAAAACACCAGTTGTGTACCTGAACATAACAAGGATGACTGACTACAGGAAGGAGGCACACCCTTCAGTCTATCGCAAGCAGAAGTTGtccgaggaggagaggaaatcGCCTGAGCTGTACCAGGACTGCAGCCACTGGTGCCTTCCTGGAGTACCAGACTCCTGGAACGAGCTTCTCTACGCACAGATTTTGGTGAAACAGCGCCATACGATGCAACAATAA
- the LOC101765457 gene encoding uncharacterized protein LOC101765457, protein MDTAAFLSLSPELRDALVKVAVFVFVQGLVYLILRSSSDVFSKDGRLRSLSFRPMRSMSVRRVLAPLSDVPVGTDEPSTSPSLSSAASRRRASRED, encoded by the coding sequence ATGGACACCGCCGCCTTCCTGTCGCtctcgccggagctccgcgACGCGCTCGTCAAGGTCGCCGTGTTCGTGTTCGTCCAGGGACTGGTCtacctcatcctccgcagctcGTCCGACGTCTTCTCCAAGGACGGCAGGCTCAGGTCCCTCAGCTTCCGGCCCATGCGGTCCATGAGCGTCAGGCGCGTGCTGGCGCCGCTCTCCGACGTCCCCGTCGGCACCGACGAGCCCTCCACGTCACCGTCGCTGTCCTCCGCGGCGTCGCGCCGCAGGGCTAGCCGTGAGGATTGA
- the LOC101765063 gene encoding thioredoxin-like 3-1, chloroplastic produces the protein MALLAPSPRALCVREAAAAASPHPHSSAACSTVGGGAAGRVLWLWNGVGRERGRRERGQRVRAGAYFWDVSKPVEMEEIDSMDKLDDALRWSVENNHAVVIDWMASWCRKCIYLKPRLEKIAGEYPGVRFYFVDVNQVPQTVVKRGNITKMPTIQLWKDGEWKAEVIGGHKAWLVMDEVREMIQANK, from the exons ATGGCGCTCCTCGCGCCGAGCCCGCGCGCGCTCTGCGTgcgggaggccgcggcggcggcatcgccgcACCCGCACTCGTCAGCCGCTTGCTCGaccgtcggcggcggggcggccgggcgggTCCTGTGGCTGTGGAACGGCGtcgggagggagagggggaggagggagcgcGGGCAGAGGGTCAGGGCGGGCGCATACTTCTGGGACGTGTCCAAGCcggtggagatggaggagatCGACAGCATGGACAAGCTCGACGACGCGCTCAGGTGGTCCGTCGAGAACAACCACGCCGTCGTCATCGACTG GATGGCTAGTTGGTGCCGGAAATGCATTTACCTGAAGCCCAGGCTGGAGAAGATAGCAGGGGAATATCCAGG AGTCAGGTTTTACTTTGTTGATGTCAACCAAGTTCCACAAACGGTGGTAAAAAGAGGGAATATAACT AAAATGCCAACTATTCAG TTATGGAAGGATGGAGAATGGAAAGCAGAAGTAATAGGAGGCCATAAAGCTTGGCTTGTGATGGATGAAGTTAGAGAAATGATCCAGGCGAACAAATGA
- the LOC101764230 gene encoding uncharacterized protein LOC101764230, giving the protein MRIRRRPPGQPLGYLLPSDPPAAPRPSPAASVDHQERPAADKREEAGLHLHPFAAADLGEGHSSPARCPALLPLLPKDSVVERGRVLGAQQQVPADGRRSLENGHHHVPEPVIKAGVHLSNGGAGAAVSATTTTTTIGANATKPQVMKDDGGGGGSKKTRGPGVLLEGSRCSRKNGRGWRCSQPTMVGYALCQYHLGKGRMRSAAAAAAGKLGRTENGKRASAAPSPAAAAPPKADMPPPSVQHC; this is encoded by the exons ATGAGGATCAGGAGGCGGCCTCCAGGCCAGCCTCTCGGCTACCTGCTGCCGTCAgatccgcccgccgcgccacggccgtcgccggccgcgtcggTGGATCACCAGGAGCGCCCCGCGGCGGACAAGAGAGAGGAGGCAGGCTTGCACTTGCACCCGTTTGCCGCCGCGGATCTCGGGGAAGGGCACTCCTCGCCGGCGAGGTGCCCGGCATTGCTGCCATTGCTGCCGAAG GACAGCGTGGTGGAGCGCGGCAGGGTCCTGGGTGCACAACAGCAGGTGCCTGCAGATGGCCGCAGGAG CCTAGAGAATGGTCATCACCACGTGCCGGAGCCGGTGATCAAGGCCGGAGTGCATCTCAgcaacggcggcgccggggcagcAGTgtcagcgacgacgacgacaacaacaataGGCGCGAACGCGACAAAGCCACAAGTGATGaaggatgacggcggcggcggcggcagcaagaaaACGCGGGGCCCGGGTGTGCTACTGGAGGGGTCACGGTGCAGCCGGAAGAACGGGCGCGGGTGGCGCTGCAGCCAACCGACGATGGTGGGCTACGCACTCTGCCAGTACCACCTCGGCAAGGGCCGGAtgcggagcgccgccgcggccgccgccggcaaacTCGGCCGCACCGAGAACGGCAAGAGAGCGTCCGCCGCCccttccccggccgccgccgcgccgcccaaggccgaCATGCCGCCTCCGAGCGTGCAGCACTGCTAA